The segment TGCTGCAGCTCGCTGTAGGGAAGAGAAAGGGCTGTTCGGGAAACCCGGGTAAAGGGGAGACCGGTATTTTCCGGAATAAGAGCAGAAAACAGGCCTTCGGCTATTCTTTCGGGAACTCTGAGTCTGGAAAGGCTCATGTTTCTGAAAAAGAGGATGATTCCGTCTTCTTCCGGCCGCAGCGCCAGATCCGCTCTGACCTTTGTTGCAAGAGGGCGCAGACGTATCCATCCCGGGGTAAGCGACTCCGGCGGGACCATCACGAGGTCCGCGTAAAGGCTGATCTCTCCGGGTTCCAGATCAAGGCTGATCTTCTGTATATCCACGCTCCTGTCGGGGGCTTCTTCCCGTGCAGTAACGGCGGAGATCATGCGGTCCAGGGCTTCTTCCCTGATGATGGTGATCTGCCCGAGCTCCAGGGCTTCCATAAAGCTCAGCAGCTCCGTCTGCATACCGGCGGTTTCCCGTACTGCTCCCACCCGTGGCAGGGGCTGGGTAGCCCGCTCCACAAGAAAACCCGCCAGGGTAAGAAATCCTCCCACAAAATAGAAGAGATAGAGAATTATCCCCAGCAGAAGCCCTGCGGCGGTGAGGAAAAGCTTGTGAGCGGGTGATGCGGGAGTCATTACGCATTGAGTATACTGCAGCGGGGAGGTTTTTTCAGCAGTTTTTCCCAACGAAATATAAGCCCGGGTTTCCGGTGCTTGACCATCCCCCGTGACAGGCGGTAGGCTGAATTTTACGGAGGATGGGTCCTCCCTTATTCAGTGCAGATTTTTCCAAGCGAGGATTGATCTTGAAAGAAATTCTGGAAACAGCTGCTCCATGGGCTCTTGAAGACTCCAGGGAGCTGTATGGAATAGATCACTGGGGGAGCCGCTATTTCGGCGTCTCTCCCGAAGGCGATGTTACGGTCCGTTTGCGTAAAGGGGATTCCTGGAGTGACGTCAGTATTCACTCCCTGGCCCAGGGGGCACAGGAGCGCGGCCTCTGCATGCCCGTGCTCTTCAGGTTCAGGGATATTCTGGACTCCCGTATTATCCTCCTGAACGAAAGCTTTGCCAAGGCGATCAGGGAGTACGGCTACAAGGGGGAATACCGCGGGGTGTTCCCGGTCAAGGTGAATCAGCAGCAGGAGGTCATCAGCGAGATCGTACGGGCCGGCAGGAAGTATCATCACGGTCTGGAGGCGGGTAGCAAGGCTGAACTCATCGCCGCCCTCGGTTACATGCATGATCCGGAAAGCTACATTGTCTGTAACGGTTACAAGGACGAGGAGTTTATCGATCTCGCCCTCTACGGCAACAAGCTCGGGCTCAAGGTCATCATTGTAGTCGAGCGTCCCGGAGAGCTCGAACTGGTTCTGAGCCGCGCGGAAAAGGCCAGGGTCAAACCCTCCCTGGGCCTGCGGATAAAACTGACCGCCAAATCGGAAGGACACTGGACCGAGTCCGGGGGAGACAAGAGCATCTTCGGTCTTACGGCGCTCCAGATTACCGAAAGTGTCGACCTGCTGCGGGAACGGAACATGCTTGACTGTCTGGAGCTGCTCCACTACCACCAGGGATCCCAGCTGCCGAACATCAGGAATATCCGTATTGCCCTGACCGAGGCCTGCCGCTACTACGCTGAACTGAAGCGCGAAGGTGCCAGGATGGGCATTCTCGATATAGGCGGCGGTCTTGCGGTGGACTATGACGGCTCCAAGACCAACTTCGCCTCCAGCAAAAACTACTCCATGGAGGAGTTCTGCTACGATGTTGTGGAGATTGTCATGTCCACCCTTGATGCCGAAGGCGTTGAGCACCCCGTCATTGTCTCCGAATCCGGACGCTCCCTTGTAGCCTACTCGTCGGTACTGGTTTTTAATGTCCTGGACATCAACAAGGCGGCCCATGACGAAATCCCCGAAGAGCTGCCGGAGAGCTGTCACAGCTACCTGAAAAACCTGAGAGAAACAGCCCGGAGCATTACCGCCAAAAACGCTCAGGAGGCCTTTAACGACGCCATCTATTACCGGGACGAGCTGCACAGTCTGTTCATCCACGGGACCATCAGTCTGCGGGAAAAGAGCCTGGCGGACCGGATTTTCTGGCATGTAATCAACAAAATCGTCAGGACCACCAGGCAAATGGATTATATCCCCGAAGACCTCACCGGGATCGACCGG is part of the Marispirochaeta aestuarii genome and harbors:
- the speA gene encoding biosynthetic arginine decarboxylase, which translates into the protein MKEILETAAPWALEDSRELYGIDHWGSRYFGVSPEGDVTVRLRKGDSWSDVSIHSLAQGAQERGLCMPVLFRFRDILDSRIILLNESFAKAIREYGYKGEYRGVFPVKVNQQQEVISEIVRAGRKYHHGLEAGSKAELIAALGYMHDPESYIVCNGYKDEEFIDLALYGNKLGLKVIIVVERPGELELVLSRAEKARVKPSLGLRIKLTAKSEGHWTESGGDKSIFGLTALQITESVDLLRERNMLDCLELLHYHQGSQLPNIRNIRIALTEACRYYAELKREGARMGILDIGGGLAVDYDGSKTNFASSKNYSMEEFCYDVVEIVMSTLDAEGVEHPVIVSESGRSLVAYSSVLVFNVLDINKAAHDEIPEELPESCHSYLKNLRETARSITAKNAQEAFNDAIYYRDELHSLFIHGTISLREKSLADRIFWHVINKIVRTTRQMDYIPEDLTGIDRVIHDTYYGNFSIFQSLPDSWAIDQLFPIMPIHRLREEPRRPAVLADITCDSDGKIDRFIDLQGVKNSLLLHDLKSDEEYFLGIFLVGAYQETLGDLHNLFGDTNIVSISLDDEGTVVYEHETKGDSVADVLSYVEYDPNELIRGFRSLAERAVRCRLLAPKERREIVEAYEAGLRGYTYYEW